The genomic interval ACCACAGCCCCTTCGACTACGTCACGGCCGCGATCACGATCCTCGAGCGCCTGCGCTCCGAGCGGGGCCTCGACCCGCGCTACTTCGACCTGCACATCGACTCCGAGCTGGATGACTCCAGCGGCCGCAAGTTCGGGCTGGGATCCTCGGCCGCCGTGACGGTAGCCGTCGTCGATGCGCTCGACCGGTTCTACGGGCTCGGGCTCACCGCGATGGAGCGCTTCCGTCTCGCGCTGCTCGCGACCATCCACGTCGCCCCGAAGGCCTCGGGCGGCGACCTCGCGGCATCGACCTTCGGCGGCTGGATCGCCTACACCGCGCCGGACCGGGCGCGGCTGCTCGCCCTCAGCGACGCCCTCCCTGTGGCCGAGGTGCTCACCGCCCCCGAATGGGACGTGTGCACGGTGCGTGCGCTGCCGGACCTCACCACGCTGCGCCTGCTCGTGGGCTGGACCGGCTCTCCCGCCTCGACCGAGCGGCTCGTGGACCGCGTGCGCATGAGCGAGGACGACCTCGACGCGCACTACGCCCGGTTCCTCGACGACTCCCGCGCCGCCGTCGAGGAGCTCGTCGCCGCCTGGGACAGCGACCCCGGGACGATGCTCGAGATCATCCGCCGCTGCCGCCGCCTGCTCCAGCAGCTCGGACGCCTGCGCGGTACCACCATCGAGACCGACCAGCTGCGCACCCTGTGCGATCTCGCCGAGGCGAGCGGCGCCGCCGGCAAGCCCTCCGGGGCCGGCGGCGGCGACTGCGGCATCATGCTCCTGCCCGGCGACGTGAGCGACGACGCGGTGCTCGCCACCTGGCGCGAGCACGACATCCTCCGCCTGGACCTGCGACCCCACCTCCCGCAGACCGCCGACACCGCGGGGGCCGTGCGATGAGCGCGGGGACCGACGGGGCGAGGCCCGACGCCGACGCCGCGGGACGCCGCGAGCGCAAGGAGGACCACGTGCGCCTCGCCACCGCGCAGTGGAAGGGCGGGACGCGCACCACCGAGTTCGACGACCTCGAGTTCGTCCACCACGCCCTCGGCGGGGTGAGCCTGCCCGAGGTCGACCTCGGCGTCGAGCTGTTCGACCGCACCGTGGCCGCACCCTTCTACATCAACGGCATGACCGGCGGCACGGAGTCCACCGGGCGCATCAACCAGCAGCTCGCGATCGCCGCGCGCGAGACCGGCACCGCCATGGGCTGCGGATCCGTCTCCATCGCCCTCGAGGACGAGTCCGCCGCGGACGCCTTCCGCGTGATCCGCCGCGAGAACCCCGACGGCCTCGTGATGGCGAACATCGGCGTGGGCCGCAGCGTCGAGGACGCCCGCCGCGCCGTCGACCTCGTGGGGGCCGACGCCCTCCAGGTGCACGTCAACGCCGTGCAGGAGACCGTCATGCCCGAGGGCAGCCCCGACTTCTCCTCGTGGCTGCGGGGCATCGAGCAGATCGTGGCGGCGCTCGAGGTGCCCGTGCTCGTCAAGGAGGTCGGCTTCGGGCTCAGCGCCCGCACCCTCGCCGACCTCGCCTCCATCGGCGTCGCCTGGGCCGACGTCTCCGGGCGCGGCGGCACGGACTTCCTCGCGATCGAGAACGACCGCCGCCCCGGCCGCGATTACTCCTATCTCACCGGCTTCGGCCAGTCCGCCCCCGCCGCGCTGCTGGACGCCCGCGCCCACCAGGGCGAGCTGGGCGGGATGACGCTGCTCGCCTCCGGCGGGGTCCGCGACCCCCTCGACGTCGTCAAGGCCCTCGCGCTCGGCGCCCGCGCCGTCGGCGTCGCCGGCTCCTTCCTCAAGGCCGTCGTCGAGGGCGGGCCCGAAGGGCTCGTCGAGCTCATCGGCTCCTGGCAGCGGCACACCCGCGAGCTCGCGGCACTGCTCGGAGCCCGCACGGCCGCCGACCTCGAGAGCACCGACCTGCTCGTGCGCGGGCGACTGCGCGAGTTCTGCACGCTGCGCGGCATCGACGCGGGCGCCTGCGCGCGGCGGAAGCAGGCCGTCTCGCCGCGGCCCGCGCCCGCACCCATGTTCCATCCCGTCGACCTCCCCGCAGACCCCCAGGAGCAGCGATGAGCACCGCACCCGATCCCTCCGCGCCCGCGCCCACCACGCAGATCCCCACCCGCTGGGTGGGGCCCCTGCGGATGAGCGGCAACGCCGTCGAGGGGGAGATCGAGGTGCCGCTCGCGACCTACGAGACGCCGCTGTGGCCCTCCGTCGGCCGCGGAGCGCGCATCTCCCGTCTGGTCGAGGGCGGCATCCGCGCGACCGTGCTGGGGGAGCGGATGACCCGCTCCACGCTGTTCGTCGCCCCCGACGCGGCCACCGCCTTCGAGGCGTCGAAGGTCATCGCCGAGCGCGTCGACGAGCTGCGCGAAGTCGTCTCCACCGGGTCCCGCTTCGCCCGCCTCGAGGAGATCCACCCCGAGATCGTCGGGAACCTGCTGTTCACGCGCTTCGCGCTCACCACGGGCGACGCCTCCGGCCACAACATGGTCACGCAGGCCTCCGAGCAGCTCATGGAGCGGATCCTCTCCTGGGACCTGGGGATCGAGTACGGCTCGATCTCCGGGAACTTCTGCTCGGACAAGAAGGCCACCGCCGTCAACGGCGTCCTGGGCCGGGGCCGCAGCGTCGTCGCCGAGATCCTCATCCCGCACGACGTCGTCGAGAAGCAGCTGCGCTCGACCGCCGAGCGGATCACCGACCTGGTGGTGCGCAAGGACTGGATCGGCTCCACGATCGCCGGCGCCCTGCGCTCCGCCAACGCCCACTACGCGAACATGCTGCTCGCCTTCTACCTCGCGACCGGGCAGGACGCCGCGAACATCGTCGAGGGCTCCCAGGGCTTCACCCACGCCGAGGTCCGCGAGGACGGGCTGTACTTCTCGTGCACCCTCCCGCACCTGATCGTCGGCACCGTGGGCAACGGCAAGGACCTCCCGCACGTCGACTACGCGATGGAGCGCCTCGGCTGCCGCGAGGAGCGCGAGCCCGGCGCGAACTCGCGCCGGCTGGCCGCGCTGATCGCCGCGAGCGTGCTCTGCGGCGAGCTCTCGCTGCTGGCCGCCCAGACCAACCAGGGTGAGCTGATGACGGCCCATCGTCGCCTCGAGCGGAGGAAGGCACCGCGCTCATGACCAGCAACCGCACCGGAGAATCCACCAGCACCAGTTCCAGCACCAGTTCCAGCGCGAGCATCGGCATCGAGGACCTCGAGCTCGCCGCGTCCCACCACGTCCTGGACCTCGGCCGGCTCGCCGAGGCCCGCGGCGTCGACCCCGCGAAGTACACGCGCGGCATCGGGCTGGACGAGATGGGCGTGGTCGCGGCCGACGAGGACGTGGTCACGCTGGGCGCCTCCGCCGCCGCGCGCCTGCTCGAGCGCACCGGGACCGAGGGGCTGCGCACCGTGCTGTTCGCGACCGAGTCCGGCGTGGACCAGTCCAAGTCCGGTGCGGTGATCGTCCACGGACTGCTGGGGCTGCCGAGCTCCGTGCGCTCCGTCGAGCTCAAGCAGGCCTGCTACGCGGGCGCGGCCGCCGTGCAGACGGCCATCGGCATCGTGGCCCGTCGGCCCCAGGAGAAGGTCCTCGTGATCGCGGCCGACGTAGCCCGCTACGGCCTGGGCACCTCCGGAGAGCCCACCCAGGGCGCCGGCGCCGTCGCGCTGCTGATCGCCGCCGACCCGGCGCTCCTCGCGATCGACCCCGTCTCCGGCGTGTACTCGGCCGACGTCGACGACTTCTGGCGCCCGAACGACTCCACGACCGCGCTCGTGAACGGCAGGCTCTCGATCAGCGCCTACAAGAACGCCCTGCTGGGGGCATGGGACGACCTGCAGGCGCAGGGCGGCCCCGGCGTCGACGAGCTCGAGGCCGTGGTCTACCACCAGCCCTTCACGAAGATGGCCGTCAAGGCGCAGCGCTTCCTCGACCAGCACACCGGGGGCCGCCTCGATCCCGAGGCGCTCGAGCAGGGCGCTGTCTACGACCGCCGGCTCGGCAACACCTACACGGCCTCGCTGTGGGCGGGCCTCGCCGCACTGCTGGACCATCGCGAGGGGCTCGAGGGCCGACGGATCGGCCTGTTCAGCTACGGATCCGGCAGCGCGGGGGAGATGCTCACCGGCACCGTCCAGCCCGGGTACGCGCGACCCGAGCGCGCCGCGGCGACCCGAGCGGCCCTGGACGCGCGCGTCCCCGTGACCGTCGAGGAGTACGAGGAGCTGCACGAGCGCCTGCTGGGCAGCGACGAGGACGTCGAGACCCCGCGCGTGACCACGGCGCCGTTCCGCTTCGCGGGCGTCCAGGAGGGTGCGCGGAAGTACGAGGCGACCGCCTAGACCGGTCGCCTGCCCAGGGACGACTGGAAGCGCAGCAGGTAGCCGTCGGGATCCTGGACCAGGAACTGCACGACACCCGCCTCCTGGGCTCCCGTGCGGTACCAGCGGGGCTCGAGCGGCCTGGAGGATCAGCCGAGCTCCGCGTAGAGCTCCTCGGGACGGCTCGCGAGGCGCGCCTTGATCGCGGCGGAGTCCGTGTCGAGCACCTCGCTGCGGCCGGCCTCGAGGGCGTCGAGGGTCATCGCCACGACCTGCCGGGGGTCGTTCTTCGGGATGTCCCAGCCGGCCATCATGTCGGTGTCGGTCGAGGCGAGATGGACGCCCAGCACCTGCGTCCCCTGGGCGGCGAGCTCGAGCCGGGTGCTGTTGGTCAGCTGCCACTCGGCGGCCTTCGAGGCGGCGTACGAGCCGTTGCCGGGGAAGGTGCGGAAGGACAGCAGCGACATGATGTTGATGATCGCGCCGCCGCCGTGCGCGGCGAGCACCGGGGCGAACGCCCGCGAGACGTGCAGGGCGCCGAAGAAGTTGGTCTCCATCTCGGCGCGGATGCGCTCGAGGTCGCCCGTGAGCAGGTTTTGGGCCGAGGCGATGCCGGCGTTGTTCACGAGGAGGTCGACGTCGTGGGCGTGCTCGGCGGCGGAGGCGGCGTGCGCCGCGTCGGTCACGTCCAGGCGCAGCGGGACGACCCGCGGGTCGTCGAAGGGGAGCGATTCCGGGCGTCGCGCGGTGGCGTAGATACGTCGGGCGCCCCGCTCGAGCAGCTGCTCGACGACGATGCGGCCGATGCCCCGGTTGGCTCCGGTGACGAGTGCGGTGCTGTGTGCGATGTCCATGTGCGCGACACTAGGACCTGACACCCATGTCAGGTGCAAGCGACGGGGAGGCACGATGCAGGAGGGCACCGGGATGCTGAGGATCGGCGAGCTCGCGAGGCGCACCGGGGTGAGCGTGCGCTCCCTGCGGTACTACGAGTCGAGAGGCCTGCTCGCGGCGGAGCGCACGGGCGGCGGTCAGCGCTCCTACCAGGAGGAGGCCGTGGATCGCGTGCTGCTCATCCAGCAGCTGTTCGCCGCGGGGCTCAGCAGCGGCGACATCGCCGAGCTGCTGCCGTGCATGCGCAGCGGTCGCACCACGGCCGCGATGGTCGAGCGGCTGGAGCGCGAGCGGGCCCGGATGGAGGACCAGATCGAGCAGCTCCACGCGGCGCGCGACCGGCTCGACGGCGTGCTCGCGGACGCGCGGAGCAGGAACGCGACGAGCACGCCCACCCGAGGGTGAGCGCGCTCGTCGTGACCGGGCGGGCGAGAGGCCGCCGGAGCTCCGGGACTCAGGCGTCCTTGTGCTGGACCAGCGCGCGCTCCACGCCGGTGCGCTTCGAACGGGGCACCAGCACGCTCTCGTCGAAGTGGCCCACGCCGATGAACGAGATGAAGACCTCGTGGTCCGGGATGTCGATGAGCTCGCGGATCTTGGTCTCCTTCTCCGTGCCCATCGCCGTGTTCAGCGGCACCGAGCCCAGGCCCACCTGCGTGAGGCCCAGCAGCAGCGACATCATGAACAGCCCGCCGTCCACGAACGGCTGGTTGCGCTCGGGCGCGAAGAGGAACGCGTCCAGGTCCGCGGAGACCAGCAGCAGCCTGGGCGGCATCTCGTAGCCGGCGAAGCCGCCCTGGATGTCCAGCACCTTCTTGATGACGTCGGGGTCCTCGAACTGGTGGACCCTCGCGCCCTGGCGGTTGCAGACCGAGGGCGACTGCATCGCGATCTGCACCGCACGCGCGATCTCCTCGTCCTTCACGGGCTCGGAGGTGTACTCGCGCACGCTGCGGCGGCCGTAGACCACGTCGAGGAAGCTGCGCTCCTCGTCCTCGTTCTCCACCTCGCCGACGAGCTCCCGGACCTGCCCGGCCGGCAGCACGCCGCCCTCGGAGTGGGTGGTGCCGTCGATGAGGTCCTGGGCGGCCTCGGAGAACAGCTGGCGGAAGTGCGAGACGTCGGTGCCGAGCTGGTCGTGGCGGTCGAAGTAGGCCTTCATCACGGCGGCCGAGCTCTGCAGGAACTCGTCCGAGATGTCGCGATCCGCCGCGAGCCAGGCGTTCATCTCCTTGGACAGGCCCGGGACCGCGCGCCCGCCGAAGCCGGGTCGGAAGTTGCTGCGGCTCAGCCCCTTCTCGATGGCGTGGGCGTGGAAGATCATCCGCGCCTGGGCGCCGGAGACGCCGTCGGCCGAACGGGCGTGGCTGAAGGAGCGCACCTGGCGCTCGGAGTCCTTGAGCGCGAGAGCCTTCGCCTGGGAGGAGAAGCCGCCCGCGGGCGCTCCGCCCTTGCGCTTGGCC from Brachybacterium kimchii carries:
- a CDS encoding phosphomevalonate kinase, with protein sequence MIETRAPGKLYIAGEYAVVEPGHPAILVAVDRYLTVRLTEAIGMGRVHSSRYGHGPVTWVRDADGDTIVVDHSPFDYVTAAITILERLRSERGLDPRYFDLHIDSELDDSSGRKFGLGSSAAVTVAVVDALDRFYGLGLTAMERFRLALLATIHVAPKASGGDLAASTFGGWIAYTAPDRARLLALSDALPVAEVLTAPEWDVCTVRALPDLTTLRLLVGWTGSPASTERLVDRVRMSEDDLDAHYARFLDDSRAAVEELVAAWDSDPGTMLEIIRRCRRLLQQLGRLRGTTIETDQLRTLCDLAEASGAAGKPSGAGGGDCGIMLLPGDVSDDAVLATWREHDILRLDLRPHLPQTADTAGAVR
- the fni gene encoding type 2 isopentenyl-diphosphate Delta-isomerase, whose amino-acid sequence is MSAGTDGARPDADAAGRRERKEDHVRLATAQWKGGTRTTEFDDLEFVHHALGGVSLPEVDLGVELFDRTVAAPFYINGMTGGTESTGRINQQLAIAARETGTAMGCGSVSIALEDESAADAFRVIRRENPDGLVMANIGVGRSVEDARRAVDLVGADALQVHVNAVQETVMPEGSPDFSSWLRGIEQIVAALEVPVLVKEVGFGLSARTLADLASIGVAWADVSGRGGTDFLAIENDRRPGRDYSYLTGFGQSAPAALLDARAHQGELGGMTLLASGGVRDPLDVVKALALGARAVGVAGSFLKAVVEGGPEGLVELIGSWQRHTRELAALLGARTAADLESTDLLVRGRLREFCTLRGIDAGACARRKQAVSPRPAPAPMFHPVDLPADPQEQR
- a CDS encoding hydroxymethylglutaryl-CoA reductase — protein: MSTAPDPSAPAPTTQIPTRWVGPLRMSGNAVEGEIEVPLATYETPLWPSVGRGARISRLVEGGIRATVLGERMTRSTLFVAPDAATAFEASKVIAERVDELREVVSTGSRFARLEEIHPEIVGNLLFTRFALTTGDASGHNMVTQASEQLMERILSWDLGIEYGSISGNFCSDKKATAVNGVLGRGRSVVAEILIPHDVVEKQLRSTAERITDLVVRKDWIGSTIAGALRSANAHYANMLLAFYLATGQDAANIVEGSQGFTHAEVREDGLYFSCTLPHLIVGTVGNGKDLPHVDYAMERLGCREEREPGANSRRLAALIAASVLCGELSLLAAQTNQGELMTAHRRLERRKAPRS
- a CDS encoding hydroxymethylglutaryl-CoA synthase — its product is MTSNRTGESTSTSSSTSSSASIGIEDLELAASHHVLDLGRLAEARGVDPAKYTRGIGLDEMGVVAADEDVVTLGASAAARLLERTGTEGLRTVLFATESGVDQSKSGAVIVHGLLGLPSSVRSVELKQACYAGAAAVQTAIGIVARRPQEKVLVIAADVARYGLGTSGEPTQGAGAVALLIAADPALLAIDPVSGVYSADVDDFWRPNDSTTALVNGRLSISAYKNALLGAWDDLQAQGGPGVDELEAVVYHQPFTKMAVKAQRFLDQHTGGRLDPEALEQGAVYDRRLGNTYTASLWAGLAALLDHREGLEGRRIGLFSYGSGSAGEMLTGTVQPGYARPERAAATRAALDARVPVTVEEYEELHERLLGSDEDVETPRVTTAPFRFAGVQEGARKYEATA
- a CDS encoding SDR family oxidoreductase encodes the protein MDIAHSTALVTGANRGIGRIVVEQLLERGARRIYATARRPESLPFDDPRVVPLRLDVTDAAHAASAAEHAHDVDLLVNNAGIASAQNLLTGDLERIRAEMETNFFGALHVSRAFAPVLAAHGGGAIINIMSLLSFRTFPGNGSYAASKAAEWQLTNSTRLELAAQGTQVLGVHLASTDTDMMAGWDIPKNDPRQVVAMTLDALEAGRSEVLDTDSAAIKARLASRPEELYAELG
- a CDS encoding MerR family transcriptional regulator, which produces MQEGTGMLRIGELARRTGVSVRSLRYYESRGLLAAERTGGGQRSYQEEAVDRVLLIQQLFAAGLSSGDIAELLPCMRSGRTTAAMVERLERERARMEDQIEQLHAARDRLDGVLADARSRNATSTPTRG